In Silene latifolia isolate original U9 population chromosome X, ASM4854445v1, whole genome shotgun sequence, the following proteins share a genomic window:
- the LOC141623476 gene encoding DNA N(6)-methyladenine demethylase ALKBH1A-like encodes MYANGATDDLERTAFRRAEKKYKLYYGQNSRKKKQQPRPVDLSEVVDFKLILETFDRTGETPDGVHVIRTDSEFPVICLGNRPGFYFIPGALSLEEQCQWIREGLTSFPQPPNRTNHNALYGPINDLFAAAQEGKVLVEEELSPNVTQSLDNGQARRWTFSSESGNVSLKGSGGNSILASVLLRKLRWSTLGLQFDWSQRNYNVDLLHNKIPDKLCQLAKKLAVPAMPLGDNFKPEAAIVNYFASGDTLGGHLDDMELDWSKPIVSMSLGCKGIFLLGGKSREDEPLAMFLRSGDVVLMAGEARECFHGVPRIFTDAHNSEITALEKHLSTDSDHCFLDYIKTSRININIRQVF; translated from the exons ATGTACGCCAATGGCGCCACTGATGATCTAGAGAGGACTGCGTTTCGACGAGCCGAGAAGAAGTACAAGCTTTATTATGGTCAAAACTCTAGAAA GAAAAAGCAACAACCTAGACCAGTCGACTTATCTGAAGTTGTTGATTTTAAATTGATCTTGGAGACTTTCGATCGAACAGGTGAAACTCCTGATGGAGTTCATGTTATTAGAACCGATTCTGAGTTTCCTGTTATCTGCCTTGGTAATCGTCCTG gTTTTTATTTCATCCCTGGGGCCTTGAGCCTTGAGGAACAGTGCCAGTGGATCAGGGAAGGCCTGACAAGCTTCCCTCAACCCCCAAATCGGACGAACCACAATGCATTGTATGGTCCTATAAATGATTTATTTGCTGCCGCGCAAGAAGGTAAGGTTCTTGTTGAAGAGGAACTTTCACCGAATGTAACACAGTCCTTGGACAATGGACAAGCTCGAAGATGGACTTTCTCAAGTGAGAGTGGAAATGTTTCTTTGAAGGGAAGTGGTGGAAATTCTATTCTAGCATCTGTCCTCTTACGGAAGTTACGGTGGAGTACGCTTGGCTTGCAGTTTGATTGGTCACAG CGAAACTATAATGTTGATCTACTGCATAACAAGATTCCTGATAAGTTGTGTCAACTAGCGAAAAAGTTGGCTGTGCCTGCAATGCCTTTAGGTGATAATTTCAAGCCAGAGGCTGCTATTGTCAACTACTTTGCATCAG GTGACACACTTGGTGGACACCTCGATGACATGGAACTCGATTGGAGTAAACCTATAGTAAGCATGAG TTTGGGTTGTAAAGGAATATTCCTCCTTGGGGGAAAATCAAGAGAAGATGAACCTTTGGCAATGTTCTTAAGAAGCGGTGATGTTGTACTCATGGCTGGAGAAGCAAGGGAATGTTTTCATG GAGTCCCTCGGATCTTCACAGACGCACATAACTCCGAAATTACAGCTTTGGAAAAGCACCTGTCCACCGACAGTGATCACTGCTTCTTGGATTATATTAAGACTTCAAGAATCAATATCAACATTAGACAAGTCTTCTAA
- the LOC141623477 gene encoding uncharacterized protein LOC141623477 isoform X3, translated as MACTTMLPTVFSTEPCTWLPPSCSTRYLGGTLKAQRQKMGPGYRVNSAQNCRSLRCSAQDDQGPPQEAVLKAISEVSKTEGRVGQTTNVVIGGTVTDDSANEWLSLDQKVNSYPTVRGFTAIGTGGEDFVHSMIVAVESVLQQPIPEGQVKQKTSSRGKYVSVNIGPVRVSSSEQIHIKASRG; from the exons ATGGCGTGCACAACAATGCTACCAACTGTATTCTCAACAGAGCCATGTACATGGTTGCCTCCCAGTTGTTCAACCCGATATCTTGGTGGGACCTTAAAAGCCCAGCGACAGAAAATGGGTCCGGGTTATCGGGTTAACTCAGCCCAAAACTGCAGAAGCCTTCGTTGCTCTGCTCAAGATGACCAAGGCCCTCCTCAAGAGGCTGTTCTCAAAGCCATTTCAG AAGTGTCAAAGACGGAGGGAAGAGTTGGACAAACTACAAACGTTGTGATAGGAGGGACAGTGACAGATGACTCGGCCAATGAATGGCTATCGTTGGATCAGAAG GTGAACTCATACCCGACTGTTAGAGGATTTACTGCTATTGGAACTGGGGGCGAAGACTTCGTACATTCCATGATTGTAGCTGTAGAATCTGTTCTTCAACAACCCATCCCAGAG GGTCAAGTAAAGCAGAAAACATCTTCAAGAGGCAAATATGTATCTGTGAATATCGGACCTGTACGCGTCAGTTCCAGTGAACAG ATACACATTAAAGCATCgcgtgggtaa
- the LOC141623477 gene encoding uncharacterized protein LOC141623477 isoform X1, whose product MACTTMLPTVFSTEPCTWLPPSCSTRYLGGTLKAQRQKMGPGYRVNSAQNCRSLRCSAQDDQGPPQEAVLKAISEVSKTEGRVGQTTNVVIGGTVTDDSANEWLSLDQKVNSYPTVRGFTAIGTGGEDFVHSMIVAVESVLQQPIPEGQVKQKTSSRGKYVSVNIGPVRVSSSEQVQAVYNAMRRDDRMKYFL is encoded by the exons ATGGCGTGCACAACAATGCTACCAACTGTATTCTCAACAGAGCCATGTACATGGTTGCCTCCCAGTTGTTCAACCCGATATCTTGGTGGGACCTTAAAAGCCCAGCGACAGAAAATGGGTCCGGGTTATCGGGTTAACTCAGCCCAAAACTGCAGAAGCCTTCGTTGCTCTGCTCAAGATGACCAAGGCCCTCCTCAAGAGGCTGTTCTCAAAGCCATTTCAG AAGTGTCAAAGACGGAGGGAAGAGTTGGACAAACTACAAACGTTGTGATAGGAGGGACAGTGACAGATGACTCGGCCAATGAATGGCTATCGTTGGATCAGAAG GTGAACTCATACCCGACTGTTAGAGGATTTACTGCTATTGGAACTGGGGGCGAAGACTTCGTACATTCCATGATTGTAGCTGTAGAATCTGTTCTTCAACAACCCATCCCAGAG GGTCAAGTAAAGCAGAAAACATCTTCAAGAGGCAAATATGTATCTGTGAATATCGGACCTGTACGCGTCAGTTCCAGTGAACAG GTGCAAGCGGTATATAACGCAATGCGAAGGGATGATAGAATGAAGTATTTCTTATAG
- the LOC141623477 gene encoding uncharacterized protein LOC141623477 isoform X2 encodes MACTTMLPTVFSTEPCTWLPPSCSTRYLGGTLKAQRQKMGPGYRVNSAQNCRSLRCSAQDDQGPPQEAVLKAISVSKTEGRVGQTTNVVIGGTVTDDSANEWLSLDQKVNSYPTVRGFTAIGTGGEDFVHSMIVAVESVLQQPIPEGQVKQKTSSRGKYVSVNIGPVRVSSSEQVQAVYNAMRRDDRMKYFL; translated from the exons ATGGCGTGCACAACAATGCTACCAACTGTATTCTCAACAGAGCCATGTACATGGTTGCCTCCCAGTTGTTCAACCCGATATCTTGGTGGGACCTTAAAAGCCCAGCGACAGAAAATGGGTCCGGGTTATCGGGTTAACTCAGCCCAAAACTGCAGAAGCCTTCGTTGCTCTGCTCAAGATGACCAAGGCCCTCCTCAAGAGGCTGTTCTCAAAGCCATTTCAG TGTCAAAGACGGAGGGAAGAGTTGGACAAACTACAAACGTTGTGATAGGAGGGACAGTGACAGATGACTCGGCCAATGAATGGCTATCGTTGGATCAGAAG GTGAACTCATACCCGACTGTTAGAGGATTTACTGCTATTGGAACTGGGGGCGAAGACTTCGTACATTCCATGATTGTAGCTGTAGAATCTGTTCTTCAACAACCCATCCCAGAG GGTCAAGTAAAGCAGAAAACATCTTCAAGAGGCAAATATGTATCTGTGAATATCGGACCTGTACGCGTCAGTTCCAGTGAACAG GTGCAAGCGGTATATAACGCAATGCGAAGGGATGATAGAATGAAGTATTTCTTATAG